A part of Tessaracoccus timonensis genomic DNA contains:
- a CDS encoding YqgE/AlgH family protein has translation MELLGPPAAGQLLISTEPGKGGYFDQTVVLVLEHNDAGTLGVVLNRPSDLDIPEQLSQWEPLLSPPSVPFLGGPVNEQTVVALAQLANPEVSPPGWQQIFGEVGLVDLDTPVELVEGAFAHMRMYVALAGWESGQLEGELIRGSWFRTTARAEEVFGVPDDLWRRVLRRLGGAVSRWSTWTPLPILN, from the coding sequence ATGGAACTGCTCGGGCCCCCTGCCGCTGGACAGCTGCTGATCTCCACCGAGCCTGGAAAAGGCGGCTACTTTGACCAGACCGTCGTGTTGGTGTTGGAACACAACGACGCAGGCACCCTTGGTGTCGTGCTCAACCGCCCCAGCGATCTCGACATTCCCGAGCAGCTCTCCCAATGGGAACCGCTGCTCTCGCCGCCGTCGGTACCGTTTCTCGGGGGCCCGGTCAATGAACAGACTGTGGTGGCGCTGGCGCAGCTCGCCAACCCTGAGGTGAGCCCGCCCGGATGGCAGCAGATCTTCGGAGAGGTTGGCCTCGTCGACCTCGACACTCCTGTCGAACTTGTTGAAGGAGCGTTCGCACACATGCGGATGTACGTCGCCTTGGCTGGCTGGGAATCGGGCCAGCTCGAAGGCGAACTCATTCGCGGATCTTGGTTCCGCACGACCGCTCGCGCCGAGGAAGTCTTCGGGGTGCCTGACGACCTCTGGCGGCGGGTACTACGACGTCTGGGCGGTGCCGTTTCCAGATGGTCCACATGGACCCCGCTGCCCATTCTCAATTGA